From the Sebastes umbrosus isolate fSebUmb1 chromosome 2, fSebUmb1.pri, whole genome shotgun sequence genome, one window contains:
- the thap11 gene encoding THAP domain-containing protein 11, with product MPGFTCCVPGCYNNSHRDRDLRFYTFPKDSTLRELWLRNISRAGVSGCFSTFQPTTGHRVCSVHFSGGRKTYTIRVPSLFPLRGVNERRSRRGRGRKVSAAAAVVSASPAAAAAATSGIVLGSVLVEGAEGNAGGEASDDSITVVQIGQNGEYLGTARLPAQSEGTCYTVGSNDELTPDDSSSVETSSTVHQPVVQYVSVTSSPLDHSYSLTTGTTSAELLRKLNEQRDIIALMEVKMKEMKATIRQLRVAEAKLQEEVRERDRLLYGNSVAFSVRNKK from the coding sequence ATGCCCGGGTTCACCTGCTGTGTGCCCGGCTGCTACAACAACTCTCACCGGGACCGGGACCTGCGCTTCTACACCTTCCCGAAGGACAGCACGCTGCGGGAGCTGTGGCTGCGGAACATCTCCCGGGCCGGGGTCAGCGGCTGCTTCAGCACCTTCCAGCCCACCACCGGGCACCGGGTATGCAGCGTGCACTTCAGCGGCGGGAGGAAGACCTACACCATCAGGGTACCGTCTCTGTTTCCTCTCCGGGGGGTGAACGAGCGGAGGAGccggagagggagagggagaaaggtGTCTGCTGCCGCCGCGGTGGTGTCTGCTAGTCCCGCcgcggcagcagcagcgacCTCCGGGATAGTGCTCGGTAGTGTGCTGGTAGAAGGAGCCGAGGGCAACGCAGGAGGAGAGGCGAGCGATGACAGCATCACCGTGGTGCAGATAGGCCAGAACGGGGAGTACCTGGGCACGGCTCGGCTGCCGGCTCAGTCAGAGGGGACTTGTTACACCGTGGGAAGCAACGACGAGCTCACACCGGACGACTCCTCCTCGGTGGAGACCTCGTCCACTGTTCACCAGCCGGTGGTGCAGTACGTCAGTGTGACCAGCAGCCCGCTGGACCACTCGTACTCTCTGACCACCGGCACCACGTCGGCCGAGCTGCTGCGGAAGCTGAACGAGCAGCGGGACATCATCGCCCTGATGGAGGTGAAGATGAAGGAGATGAAGGCGACCATCCGACAGCTGCGGGTGGCCGAGGCCaagctgcaggaggaggtgCGGGAGCGGGACCGGCTGCTCTACGGGAACTCCGTGGCTTTCAGTGTCCggaataaaaaatga